The DNA region TAATCTATAGctagttaattaattaataatatattaataattataatagctttttataaagatctttaactaagtaattaaagCAGCGCTATTAATACCTAtttatataccttttaatataactaagataaacTTAGTAAGGaaatttataagctttataaggGTATAAAAAgtacttataataagctataagattaaagaaatataaatatatataataataatatatttctaaaaaattaaaaattaaaaattttaatataattaaatatttattaatataatatatattatatatttaattctaatataaaaacttattaattaataactaaaatatttaaaataatatatataatatataattttaataattaaaaataaaataaaataaaatttttttaataaaatataaattaaatatattttatattttattatagattttttaattttaaaatatataataaaaaaaatataaaaataaaaataaaaataaaaaaattaatataattaagagtttaatattataatatatataataagttttattataatataaaagcttattatataataattaatatatttaaaaataatattaaataattttaattaattaaataatttataatatttttattttaatttttattttaaaaattaaagtttttattatatatatttatttaatttataagctatatatatatatatattaattaaaaatatttaaatataataatataaataaaaaaattaaatatataaaatattaaataaataataaaatttaataaaaatataataatatatataataagtaaataaaataaataaataaataaaataaaaattttaatttatttaataaaaattataataaaaatactataaattatttaattaattaaaactatttattatattttttcttaaatatcttaattattacttaataagtccttatattataactaggcttattataaatattataatactaaatacttaattatattaacctctcttaattactactttataataattttattattacctataatatacttaataaataaataagctaGATAAGTAAATAAGCTACTTTTCCTTACCCCTCTAgataaaaattataataaaaataccataaactatttaattaattaaaattacttattatacttttcccTAGACgtcttaattactacctaataggtccttatattatagctaggcttattataaatactataataccgaatacttaattatattaacctcccttaacCGCTACTTTgcgataatttagctattacctatatattaatatctatttaattaattatttactttcCCTCTTCTactattataacccctcttttctataatctaatcctttttgccctccggcgctagcttaatatcttatttacctcttaaagaTCTTTaaccttagctattaataaggcaaccttatatataatagcttttattccttttataAGGGACTATAgagctttaaggattaactctagagagctattttaatactttttaattcgtcttttaaggtatttagactaagatctagccttaagtatagtctttagggtccttaagacctaaggggttaaGGGTTTAGCTCTCCCCTTAGtaggtattaaagtctatagctatatattaagctttaagattatactttttaggttaagagaaataaggctagctcctttaaaagccttcttaatatttctttttattataataatcttatatattatataaaaagctaaaaagaacttagtctttaaaatataggttataaagtatttaattaattattttattttttaattataagcttattttaatatattaaagtatttaatattaaggggctaatataaataagagaaataaagtaatatataaaattaaataattttcttttttttataatatctcttaaatttaataaattaataatttttatagctattaagaattaagagataataaaaattaattaattaattaattatatattaattaaagtacttaagctatttaaaattaatcttattattaatctagttattttaagttattataatagcttaattacctaagaggttattttcttaatattaattagcgaggtaatattagcttatattaataataaatagctagattacctagctttttatattaattacttaaataattataatttatttttagtttttaggctatattaattttagctttaaatacctttttaaacctataataattattctacttataattatacctataagaaagctaattttattaaaattataaatattatttaattagatattatacttcgcgattatatttactataagctaaaattaattatagataataattagatttttatatttagctctttagtaattatatttctaaaaaaaatatatcttaagctcttagtatcgcctaataaagtttaaagcctaatatatactaattaataatatatcgcggttaataagtaattaattagctatttcttttatattataaagctataaGAGAAATCCTCGagaatctaagttaaaaataaaataaataaggatctattcctctagattaaatagcttatataatttctaaataatattatatcgAGACTAAATGCCCTTTTACTAGCGACctaaagtataataattaattatatatatctctatagtATATCAGATATATAGgtttaggttattttaaagggcctaaagggcaaggagtattctagctttataattagattataatatattaggtagttaagaattaattaattaaatagagataatataggttaagggatttttagcttacttacttatctagcttacttacttattaagtatgttatattaatatttatttaattaattacttatttttctttttttattattataacttctcttttttatagctaagtcttttttaccctttagtgctaacttaatattttatttacctcctaaaggtctttattcttaataattaataaggtaatctaatatataattatttttatctctttcttaagagaccttagggtattaagaattaattctagggagttattttaataccttttaatttattttttaaggtatttaaactaagattaggccttaagtataatccttagggttcttaaagcctaaggggttaataatttaattacttccttaataaatattagagtttatagctatatattaagctttaagattataatttctaagttaaggggaataaaattagcttttttaaaagcccttttaatatttctttttattataataatcttatatattatataaaagattaaaaagaatttaatttttaaaatataaataataaaatatttaattaaatattttatttcttaattataagctttttttaatatattaaaatacttaatattaaggaattaaaataaataaaataaataaaataaataaaataaataaaataaataaaataaataaaataaataaaataaataaaataaataaaataaataaaataaataaaataaataaaataaataaaataaataaaataaataaaataaataaaataaataaaataaataaaataaataaaataatatataaagctaaataaatctttttttataatatttcttaaatttaataaattaataatttttataattattaaagattaaaaaataataataattatttaattacttagttatatattaattaaagtatttaagttatttaagattaattttattattaatttaattattttaagttattataatagcttaattacctaaaaggttattttcttaatattaattaataaaataatattagcttatattaatagtaaatagctaaattacttagctttttatattaattatttaaataactataatttattttttatttttaagctatattaattttaattttaaatacctttttaagcttataataattattttatttataattatatttataaaaaagctaatcttattaaaattataaaaattatttaattagatattatattttataattatattccttataaaataaaattaattataaataattatttaatctttatatttagctttttaataattatatttttaaaaaaaatatatcttaagctctaagtattacttaataaagtttaaagcctaatatatattaataagtaatatattataattagtaagtaattaattagttatttctttaatattataaagctaaaggggaaatcctcgcgaatctaggttaagactaaaataaaaaaggatctattcctctagattagataattaatataatttcttgagggtattatattaatattaaatacccttttattaatactaaagtattattaaattaattatatagatctttataatatattaaatcttttattttaggttattttaaagggcctaaagggtaagaaggattttagcctctttattaaattataatatattaagtaattaagaattaattaattaaataaagaaaatataagttaagggatttttattttatttacttatttattttacttacttattatatatattaaaaaaatttatattatattttattttattaataaaactttttaataataatataatatattatataagatattaatatataattcttaatttaaaaccttttatattaagtattattttaattaattatattaagtcttttcttatatttttttttaaattattattaattaagccttattattaaaagctatACTTTAAGActaccttatatataagctactattaaaagctattataagCTAGAcatataccttatatattaaaattagaTTTACTAAGCTTTAAGAACAGGCTGCCCTTAGCATCTTCCCtagtttttatataataacccGACCAAATACCCTCGTATTCTGGTTTTGGTCAATAGCCTTTCTCCACTTCTGACAGATCGCATAGCTATCTACCATGATGTTAACCTCCTGGCTATGAAACCATGATTGTGTATCTTGATTCCCACTGCCTTGAATGCCAACCACTCCATCCGCGATCAGTAGTTTGACATGACAAGATCGGGATTTAAACGAGTTATGGATTGGATGGTCTTGATCCTTCCCGACATAGTGGTAAATGTGTAAAATTTCACGTTCAGGTCCGGTCGGTGGAAGGCCATTGATAAGAGCTCGCGCCGCTTGCTCGTTAGTTCCGCCTTGACCGGGAACCATCTCTCCTGTGTCATTATATCCCCAGCAAACGTAGTACGTAACCTCAACGCCACGCTTCAGAGCATCAGCCAAAGCTGTGATCAGCGGTCCAGCATTAAGATCTGGCGTCTGGATGAAGATCTCCCTCCTGGCATTCCGAATTAGAGAAAGCCAAGCCTCGTTCTGAGGGACATGCAAACTCTTCGAGTTTATAGGGCCATAGGGAGGTCGACACACAAGGGCTATTGGAACGGGCTCTGTAGTGAATGTCTCGATGTATGGTGTCATTTCGTCCCCATCCTGGATGTCGGGGCCTGTTGGTTGAATAGGATTCTTAACTGCTAGGTTGAGCAGTCGGTTTGTCGCTTGTAGCCGGGTCTCGTCTGTTTTATTGGAGTAAAATGACTGCATTCTTGCAATCTCTCCAGCAATATCATCACCGTAATGGGGACTCTCAGGAGTATTTTCTGGTAGTTCTGGGCAGGTTCCATCTTGTGACATGATCTGGCTCCCATTATGCCTCTGTTCGTGATCGAGTATCCCGAGACGCCGGAGGTCTTGTGTGGAAGCTGACGAACCGCCCTCGGTCACCGGGCTGTCGGGTGATGGTGGTTTTGCGACCAGTGGATTGTTCCAAGTGATCAATGCAGTGTCGTAGATGCTCTCAACCACAGGCCCTTCGAGGTGTGTCATCATTTCCATGTTGTCATTGTCCTCGATGTTGTTGCTCATGACGGCCGCGATCTTGCGATCAACGATGCAGAATTTGGCGTGTAGGGTCCCCAGTACCAATCTGTGTAGGCTAATAACCTCCATGTCAAGAAACGGCACCTCTTCAGGCGACGGAAGCTGAATAGAGTGGGATGTAAAGGTCTTCGGTTTCACCCGCTGATGAGGGCTGAAGATGTTCCCAAAGGAAGGCTTGTCATACATGATCTTCACCATGACTCGTTGTCCTCGCCTTTCCGCGCGCTTTGAAAGCTCAATCAGAGCATTTTTGATGAGTCTCTGTGCCACCGATGGCGACCAAGAGCATGTAATGAAGAAAACCTCTTTCTCTGCGCGGACAATGAGATTGGAGCAGTGGCGAACGATGTCTTGTAGAGGTGCGACAATCGTGAGAGGCACTATACCATGCGATCCCATCAACGGAGGCGAGACTACCCCTGCCATGGGATTACTGTCGAGGCAGCTCAGTGCATCAGCAAAGGCTTGCAGAAAGAGGGTGCTCGGCTCTGTTGGGCCCCATCGCCCACATTTGAGAGCTAGTTCCAGTGGATTGACTGATGCCGCTGGCTTATTCGTATCAGAAGCATCGGTACGTTGTCCAGCATCCTCCTGGCCATATAGCCGTTTGACGATATCTCCTGGAGCTTGAGACGGGTCTTTCGCCAGAGCAGAGCTTACGGTCTCATGGACTTGACAAAGGTCGAAAACGCGTTTGGAAATCATCGTGTTGGTGTTTCTTCGTCCTTGTGGATGATATGGCGACTTGTGTGAGACTGCTGATAATGGTGTATCCGACCTGGATCCAGCCGAGGCAGACCTTCACATTTTTATCATGGTTCCTGCCAGCAGGGAGGAGATGAAAGCGTCATTGCGCATTGGAACAAACCTGCTATGGACGTTCAGTATGGCTAGCTTGCCCCCAGTCACCAAACCCACGGCTTATTGTGCCGTGCGGCAACCATTGTCAGAACGTTATGTACTCATTCATCGCGATCGCCAGGGCACAGTTTGCGCTAAGGTCGGCACGTCGTGCCGAGACGGCACATCTCAGCCGACTGGGGTTTTCCTCAGCCAATTCTTGCGGTCGAGTTCTCCAATCTTGGGAAATAGTGGCTGGGCAACATCCAAATTGATTGTATTTTGCTGACGCGTTCAACTTGCTAGCGACTCTTGGGTGGTATTTATTCGATTCGGATGCGAGGCACTTCCTACACTTGGTACGATCTAACACGTCATATTGGTAGTAATCAGGGTTCCTGACCATCTTTTCGCGACTGTAGGCTTTATCAAAGCTACGAAAACATGGTCCTGATCGGGAGAGCGGTTCCTTTTTCACAGCCTGTGTAGCCAGTGTTCATCGAACTCGCATGAGATGCCTGGGATATGATATTCTCGGTCAAAGGGCATGAACCCCCCGATTCCATCAGCACTTTTTAATCCAAACCTAGTCTATTCTCGTGGCAGACGGTTTTGTAAAATCTCAAAGTCCGTCTACACTGTGAGAACTAACATCAGGCTTTCGGGGATGTAGCAATGGTTATCTAAGATCGATTAACACACCAGAGGCAATGTATTTTGGCAAAGCGCCAAGTCTCACGTATCGGTTCAGTGAGATGATGTCATACCCATATGAGCTACCTTGAAACACAGACTTTCGTCGGCACAGTCCGCTGCTCATCCCTCGACAGGCTGGCTCTGAGGGTGTTTCCGAGGCGGACACAGCCGTCGTAGTCTATAGCTTGGCTTGTGATTGCTTTTTTGCTTCCCTTTCCTTGTCCCTCAGCTGCCTTCGTAGAATCTTGCCACTAGGACTCTTTGGGATGGTATCGATGAACTCGATACCTCCTCTAAGCCACTTATGCTTTGCCTTGTGCGTCTCAACATGCTGACAAATGGCACGAACAATGTTTTCATCCGAAAGCCCATCACATTTCTCAGATTTCACCACATATGCTTTGGGAACCTCGCCTGTCCTATTATCCGAGACTTGAATGACAGCACAGTCCGAGACAAGGTCATGTCCAAGTAAGTGGGCCTCCAACTCAGCGGGCGCGACTTGATGGCCCTGCAAATGCATGAGTACCGTAGTTTAGGTAGCGAAGCGAAAATGAGGGAGAAACGAGACAGGAAAACTCacgttgaccttgatcaGTTCCTTCAACCTGTCAACAATAACGAGGTGCTCGTTTCCGGAGGCAGCCTTGCGTACCAAGACTTCATCGCCAGTCCGAATCCATCGGCCATCCGCCCGCCAGATGAACGTTTCGGTAGTTGCCTTTTGATTATTCAAGTATCCCAAGGCTAGGGATGGGCTTTGCACGAGAAGCTCCCCCGGCTTGTTATACTCTGCGATTTCCTGGCCAGTCTCAATATCCACGAGTATGGCTCTTGTCCCAGGAACTAGAGAACCGGAAGAGCCGTCATCGATGTCAAGTTCGCTAGTCGTACAGACTACTGTACAAGTTTCCGTGAGGCCTGCAACTGTTAGAAACGTCCCGCGGCGATAGTATTGCTCTACACACCGTATCCTTGACCAACGCGCCACTTTGGGTACTGCCTTCGAACTTCATCTACGACTTCAGATCCTAATGGTGCGGCGCCGGTATAGACATATCTTACGGAGCTTAGGTCGTACTTGGCACATAGAGCCTCGTTTCGGATAATCCGAATGATAATGGGTGGCACCTTTTATAGTCAGATCCAAGGTTATGCGGTAGCTATTGTGATGAAGACTCACCACGAACAAGAGGGCAATTTTGTACTTTTGCACTGCAGCCAGAACCGCCTTGAAGTCGAATTCAGGCATGACAATAACTCCATCGCCTCGAAAAGTGCTGGCGTaagagatgatgaggagaccaTAGATGTGACTAAAAGGAAGCACACCCAGGCAGGcttgggttttgatgccgaGCTGTTGTCTTGAGACGCTATCAAATGCTGAAATCTGTAGGACATTGGAAATAACATTGCGATGAGAAATCATCACAGCTTTCTATCGGGAAGAGATCAGTACGCGAGTCA from Fusarium keratoplasticum isolate Fu6.1 chromosome 12, whole genome shotgun sequence includes:
- a CDS encoding PLD phosphodiesterase domain-containing protein, encoding MISKRVFDLCQVHETVSSALAKDPSQAPGDIVKRLYGQEDAGQRTDASDTNKPAASVNPLELALKCGRWGPTEPSTLFLQAFADALSCLDSNPMAGVVSPPLMGSHGIVPLTIVAPLQDIVRHCSNLIVRAEKEVFFITCSWSPSVAQRLIKNALIELSKRAERRGQRVMVKIMYDKPSFGNIFSPHQRVKPKTFTSHSIQLPSPEEVPFLDMEVISLHRLVLGTLHAKFCIVDRKIAAVMSNNIEDNDNMEMMTHLEGPVVESIYDTALITWNNPLVAKPPSPDSPVTEGGSSASTQDLRRLGILDHEQRHNGSQIMSQDGTCPELPENTPESPHYGDDIAGEIARMQSFYSNKTDETRLQATNRLLNLAVKNPIQPTGPDIQDGDEMTPYIETFTTEPVPIALVCRPPYGPINSKSLHVPQNEAWLSLIRNARREIFIQTPDLNAGPLITALADALKRGVEVTYYVCWGYNDTGEMVPGQGGTNEQAARALINGLPPTGPEREILHIYHYVGKDQDHPIHNSFKSRSCHVKLLIADGVVGIQGSGNQDTQSWFHSQEVNIMVDSYAICQKWRKAIDQNQNTRVFGRVII